A single window of candidate division WOR-3 bacterium DNA harbors:
- a CDS encoding NAD(P)H-hydrate dehydratase — MKRVVNQKEMSEIDRESAEKWNIPTIILMENAGRSVVEYLEKIYNISEKDFPNKSFLIFCGKGNNGGDGFVCARFLLNKGAEVKVILLGKFNELKGDARINAERYKNMGGEIIETEDETFSFSNLLQDSKKEIYIIDAIFGTGFKGEVSGIYKRAIEFINQKSWPIIAVDVPSGVMDNGKVANLCVKADITVTMGFMKRTLVLPPARDFAGKIFVGDIGTFYEYFNNQGNTYLVEERDIKKILPVRVSWGHKGTFGMCLVISGSRGYSGAACLTALGALKIGSGLVYLATPNTIIDVVEAKLTEVVKVSLDWEDGYSLTNLEKISNLLSKIDAVAIGPGIGTAEKTKIFVKEILALISQRKIPIVVDADGINCLGEKVDLLKDLTKNTDIILTPHPGELSRLIKISPDKINEDRIEIARSFSQEYNVYLVLKGSPTVIGTPQGIVYINSTGNSGLASGGTGDVLTGFITGLLAQKLTAEKAAITGVYLHGLAADVALEDRSEYDFIASDILLYLPKAIKKILDG; from the coding sequence ATGAAGCGAGTAGTAAATCAAAAAGAAATGTCAGAAATTGATCGAGAATCAGCTGAGAAATGGAATATTCCTACTATTATTCTGATGGAAAATGCAGGACGAAGTGTTGTTGAATATCTAGAAAAAATCTATAATATTTCTGAAAAAGATTTTCCTAATAAAAGTTTTCTTATCTTCTGTGGGAAAGGAAATAATGGTGGCGATGGGTTTGTTTGTGCTCGGTTTTTACTAAATAAGGGAGCGGAAGTTAAGGTTATTTTGTTGGGAAAGTTTAATGAATTAAAAGGAGATGCGCGGATAAATGCTGAAAGATATAAAAATATGGGTGGCGAGATAATTGAAACGGAAGACGAAACTTTTTCTTTTAGTAATCTCTTACAAGATAGTAAAAAAGAGATTTATATAATTGATGCCATTTTTGGCACCGGTTTTAAAGGAGAGGTATCGGGGATATATAAAAGGGCGATTGAGTTTATTAATCAAAAAAGTTGGCCAATAATCGCTGTTGATGTTCCTTCGGGAGTAATGGATAATGGTAAAGTGGCCAATCTTTGTGTAAAGGCAGATATTACGGTAACTATGGGTTTTATGAAAAGAACTTTGGTCTTACCACCGGCGAGAGATTTTGCCGGAAAAATATTTGTTGGTGATATTGGGACTTTTTATGAATATTTTAATAATCAGGGCAATACCTATTTAGTAGAAGAAAGAGATATAAAAAAAATTTTACCAGTAAGAGTAAGTTGGGGACATAAAGGAACATTTGGAATGTGTTTGGTAATTTCTGGTTCTCGCGGATATAGCGGAGCCGCTTGTCTGACAGCTTTGGGAGCTTTAAAAATCGGTTCGGGTTTAGTGTATCTAGCCACACCAAACACAATTATTGATGTTGTTGAAGCAAAACTTACAGAAGTAGTAAAAGTTTCGTTAGATTGGGAAGATGGTTATTCGTTGACTAATTTAGAAAAGATTAGCAATTTGCTTAGCAAGATAGATGCAGTAGCAATTGGCCCAGGCATAGGTACTGCTGAAAAAACAAAAATATTTGTGAAAGAAATTCTCGCTCTTATAAGCCAAAGAAAAATTCCCATAGTTGTTGATGCTGACGGTATCAATTGTTTGGGTGAAAAAGTGGATTTATTAAAAGATTTAACAAAAAATACCGACATAATTTTAACTCCCCATCCTGGTGAGTTGAGTCGGTTAATTAAAATTTCTCCCGACAAGATTAATGAGGATAGAATAGAAATTGCTCGTTCTTTTAGCCAGGAATATAATGTTTATTTGGTTTTAAAAGGTTCACCAACAGTAATTGGAACTCCCCAAGGGATTGTTTATATCAATTCTACTGGAAATTCAGGATTAGCAAGTGGTGGTACAGGAGATGTTTTAACCGGTTTTATTACTGGTTTATTAGCTCAAAAATTAACGGCAGAAAAAGCCGCCATCACAGGTGTTTATCTTCACGGATTGGCCGCTGACGTAGCTTTGGAAGACCGAAGCGAATACGATTTTATCGCTTCTGATATCTTGCTTTATCTTCCCAAGGCGATAAAGAAAATTTTGGATGGTTAA
- a CDS encoding LCP family protein produces MGKKIFLPSLIIFLLMLCLLILYQKNNKILPIRNPQYHSTLKNKVNILLIAKDALIISKKKLPNGKEELILEKRARSDVINIVHINFDKGKVKILNIPRDMLVSIPNYTKEKSNKDFNNLDKINHSYFYGGEFLLIKTIKKNFNIEIDRYLTVDFVRFQKLVNLLKPFVKVFRVRNVEVNNPADLQELLKNRYRYPHDDIDRSRNSLFFIKYISEKIYPQINLLNLAIFKKIFWEVFEGATDLTDDDLTKIFVELKEKNFDPKNIELGVMIGYQAYVYLNRFSKNLSCYLPIYEEIEKQIEYFIYDSTKVSPKFYLDDREKFFIPEYVKKDYTFPLDTINLKIEISK; encoded by the coding sequence ATGGGAAAAAAAATATTTCTTCCCTCTTTAATAATCTTTCTTCTAATGTTGTGTTTGCTTATTCTATATCAAAAAAATAATAAAATTCTGCCAATAAGAAATCCCCAATATCATTCTACTTTAAAAAACAAAGTAAATATTCTTTTGATAGCAAAAGATGCATTAATAATTAGCAAGAAAAAATTACCTAATGGCAAGGAGGAGTTAATATTGGAAAAGAGAGCTCGAAGTGATGTTATAAATATTGTTCATATCAATTTTGATAAAGGAAAAGTTAAGATTCTCAATATTCCTCGGGATATGTTGGTTAGCATTCCTAATTATACTAAGGAAAAATCTAATAAAGATTTTAATAATTTGGATAAGATAAATCACAGTTATTTTTATGGTGGAGAGTTTTTATTAATTAAAACAATAAAGAAAAATTTTAACATTGAGATTGATCGATATTTAACTGTTGATTTTGTCAGATTTCAGAAATTGGTCAATCTTTTGAAACCTTTTGTAAAAGTTTTTCGGGTAAGAAATGTAGAAGTTAATAATCCAGCAGATCTTCAAGAACTTCTAAAAAATCGTTATCGTTATCCCCATGATGATATTGACCGAAGTAGAAATTCATTATTTTTTATCAAATATATTAGTGAAAAGATTTATCCCCAAATAAATCTTTTAAATCTTGCGATTTTTAAGAAAATTTTTTGGGAAGTTTTTGAAGGAGCAACCGATTTGACGGATGATGACCTCACTAAAATTTTTGTTGAATTAAAAGAAAAAAATTTTGACCCTAAAAATATAGAATTGGGAGTAATGATTGGTTATCAAGCATATGTGTATTTAAATCGTTTTTCCAAAAATCTTTCTTGTTATTTGCCCATCTATGAGGAAATTGAAAAACAGATAGAATATTTTATCTATGATTCAACAAAGGTATCCCCTAAATTTTATCTAGACGACCGTGAGAAATTTTTTATCCCTGAATATGTTAAAAAAGATTATACTTTTCCCTTAGACACAATTAATCTAAAAATAGAGATTTCTAAATAA
- the thrS gene encoding threonine--tRNA ligase, which produces MKVLDLFKDNRIVAAKLKGKLIDLTSDINEEDKDEIEPVYFDSEEGRNVFWHSSAHLLAHAVKSLFPSVKLGIGPAIEDGFYYDFYKIPPFSEGDFSLIEEKMREIVELDLPIEHLYLKREEAIKYFKEKGEDFKLEILNEIPDEKISVYKQGDFIDLCLGPHLPRTGMIKAFKLLSVAGAYWKGDERNPMLSRIYGVAFPTKSELEEHLKFLEEAKKRDHRKLGISLELFSFFEEAGSGLVYWLPKGAILRRIIENYWIEKHLEKGYQLVYTPHIAREELWRISGHIKYYNENMYFIPQENENYVLKPMNCPGHILIYKSKVRSYRDLPLRICELGTVYRQERSGVLYGTLRVRGFTQDDAHIFVTPEIVEEEIVNILNFSLEILKDFGFKEFDFELSLRSLSKKEKYMGSEKEWEMAERALINALKKLNLSYKEAYGEATFYGPKIDLKLQGFIKKEQATTIQFDFNLPKQFKVTFMGKDGYHHETVIIHRTILGSLERFLGILIEYYGGAFPVWLSPVQVVIMTITEKEIPYAKNIYEKIKNEKIRVETDFRSEKINYKIAEHERMKVPYMIILGKKEVENKCLSVRKRKEGDIGRMDLEGFIKMIKEDIEKRR; this is translated from the coding sequence GTGAAAGTATTAGATTTATTTAAAGATAATCGAATCGTAGCCGCAAAATTGAAAGGTAAATTAATCGATTTAACTTCTGATATTAACGAAGAAGATAAAGATGAAATAGAGCCGGTATATTTTGATAGCGAAGAGGGAAGAAATGTATTTTGGCATTCCTCTGCCCATTTATTAGCCCATGCGGTAAAATCTCTTTTTCCTTCGGTAAAATTAGGAATTGGACCAGCAATTGAAGATGGGTTTTATTATGATTTTTATAAAATTCCACCTTTTTCTGAAGGGGATTTTTCTTTAATCGAAGAAAAAATGAGAGAAATTGTAGAATTAGATTTACCTATTGAGCACTTGTATTTAAAGCGGGAAGAAGCAATTAAGTATTTTAAAGAAAAAGGAGAAGATTTCAAATTAGAAATTTTAAACGAAATACCGGATGAAAAAATTTCTGTATATAAACAAGGTGATTTTATTGATCTTTGTTTGGGACCTCATTTGCCGAGAACAGGAATGATAAAGGCTTTTAAACTTTTGAGTGTTGCCGGTGCTTATTGGAAAGGAGATGAAAGAAATCCAATGTTATCAAGGATATACGGAGTAGCCTTTCCAACAAAGAGTGAATTAGAAGAACATTTAAAATTTTTAGAAGAAGCAAAAAAGAGAGATCATCGAAAATTAGGAATCTCTTTAGAACTTTTTTCTTTTTTTGAAGAAGCAGGTAGTGGTTTAGTCTATTGGCTTCCAAAGGGTGCAATCTTGCGGAGAATTATTGAGAATTATTGGATTGAAAAACACTTAGAAAAAGGTTATCAACTTGTTTATACTCCTCATATTGCTCGGGAGGAATTATGGCGAATTTCGGGTCACATCAAGTATTACAATGAAAATATGTATTTTATTCCCCAGGAGAATGAGAACTATGTATTAAAACCGATGAACTGTCCTGGTCATATTTTAATTTATAAATCCAAAGTAAGAAGTTATCGAGATTTGCCATTAAGAATCTGTGAATTAGGAACAGTTTATCGACAAGAAAGAAGCGGCGTTTTATATGGGACTTTAAGGGTTCGAGGATTTACCCAAGATGATGCTCATATTTTTGTTACCCCTGAAATAGTGGAAGAAGAGATTGTTAATATTTTAAACTTTTCCTTAGAGATATTAAAAGATTTTGGTTTTAAGGAGTTTGATTTTGAACTTTCCTTACGGAGTTTATCGAAAAAAGAGAAATATATGGGAAGTGAAAAAGAGTGGGAAATGGCCGAAAGAGCATTAATAAATGCTTTAAAGAAATTAAATCTTTCTTATAAAGAAGCTTATGGTGAGGCTACTTTTTATGGACCAAAGATTGATTTAAAATTACAAGGATTTATAAAGAAAGAACAAGCAACAACAATTCAATTCGATTTTAATCTTCCTAAACAATTTAAAGTAACTTTTATGGGAAAAGATGGTTATCATCATGAAACAGTAATTATTCACCGAACTATTCTTGGCTCTTTGGAAAGGTTTTTAGGAATATTGATTGAATATTACGGTGGTGCTTTTCCTGTTTGGCTTTCACCAGTGCAAGTAGTAATAATGACAATAACTGAAAAAGAGATTCCTTATGCCAAAAATATTTATGAAAAGATAAAAAATGAAAAAATAAGGGTAGAAACTGATTTTCGTTCGGAAAAGATTAATTATAAAATTGCTGAACACGAAAGAATGAAGGTGCCTTATATGATAATTTTAGGTAAAAAAGAAGTAGAAAACAAATGTTTGAGTGTTCGGAAAAGAAAAGAAGGAGATATTGGTAGGATGGATTTAGAAGGTTTTATTAAAATGATAAAAGAAGATATTGAAAAAAGGAGGTGA
- the infC gene encoding translation initiation factor IF-3 encodes MKKGGELISNKNWRINENIKACQVRVIDENKRNLGIMPLKEALKLAREKNLDLVEVVPNASPPVCYIVDYGKFKYEQQQKEKELKKKQLASVLKEIRLSPKINEHDYQTKLNQIREFLEAKQRVRVTIVMRGRELIHKELGLNLVEKLIKDIEEFGYLENKPKFLGESGHVIQLTFLPGKKIIKKEEERKDEVKNS; translated from the coding sequence TTGAAAAAAGGAGGTGAACTTATTAGCAACAAAAACTGGCGAATAAATGAGAATATAAAAGCATGCCAAGTAAGAGTAATTGATGAGAATAAAAGAAATTTGGGAATTATGCCACTAAAAGAGGCTTTAAAATTAGCGCGGGAAAAGAACTTAGACTTAGTAGAGGTTGTTCCAAATGCTTCGCCACCAGTTTGTTACATTGTAGATTACGGTAAATTTAAATATGAACAGCAACAAAAAGAAAAAGAATTGAAAAAGAAGCAGTTGGCTTCAGTTCTGAAAGAAATAAGGCTTTCACCAAAAATAAATGAACATGATTATCAAACGAAATTAAATCAAATAAGAGAATTTTTAGAAGCAAAACAGAGAGTAAGGGTAACTATTGTTATGCGTGGCCGGGAATTAATCCATAAAGAACTGGGATTAAATTTGGTAGAGAAACTTATTAAAGATATTGAAGAATTTGGTTATTTAGAAAATAAACCAAAATTTTTGGGAGAAAGCGGTCATGTTATTCAGTTGACCTTTTTACCTGGTAAAAAAATTATTAAAAAAGAAGAGGAGCGAAAAGATGAAGTTAAAAACTCATAA
- the rpmI gene encoding 50S ribosomal protein L35, whose protein sequence is MKLKTHKGLKKRIKVTGTGKILHWRAGKSHLLAKKTQKRKRRLSLKKEFSKKDEKRIKKLIPGV, encoded by the coding sequence ATGAAGTTAAAAACTCATAAAGGTTTAAAAAAAAGAATAAAAGTAACCGGTACAGGAAAAATTTTACATTGGCGAGCTGGTAAATCCCATTTACTGGCCAAAAAAACACAAAAGAGAAAAAGGCGACTATCTTTAAAAAAGGAATTTAGTAAAAAGGATGAAAAAAGAATTAAGAAATTGATTCCAGGAGTTTAA
- the rplT gene encoding 50S ribosomal protein L20, translating to MPRVKTGPYTRKRRKKWLKYAKGYWGGKHRLYKTARLQVMKAWLSAYRERKRKKRVFRRLWITRLNAALRPYGITYSKFIYGLKLANITLNRKTLSELAINNPQEFEKIVELVKAQLN from the coding sequence ATGCCAAGGGTAAAAACTGGACCTTATACCAGAAAGAGAAGAAAAAAATGGTTGAAATATGCTAAAGGTTATTGGGGTGGTAAACATCGTCTGTATAAAACAGCACGTTTACAGGTAATGAAGGCGTGGCTTTCGGCTTATCGAGAAAGAAAACGGAAGAAAAGGGTTTTTCGAAGATTATGGATTACCCGATTGAATGCAGCTTTAAGACCTTATGGAATTACCTATTCTAAATTTATTTATGGTTTAAAACTTGCTAACATTACTCTTAATCGAAAAACTCTTTCGGAATTAGCAATTAATAATCCTCAAGAATTTGAAAAAATTGTTGAATTAGTTAAAGCACAGTTAAATTGA
- the pheS gene encoding phenylalanine--tRNA ligase subunit alpha: MNEELERIIKAAEEELSLIKDLTALENFRIKYLGRKGELTNFLRKIKDLSIEEKRTLGKKANEFKEYLEKVIEEKRGLLKEEKREVFFDYTLPGRKFWLGHKHPITQVMEECIDIFVRMGFKEEQGPEIEDEWHNFTALNIPPLHPARDMFSTFYLPDGRLLRSHTSPVQIRVMEREKPPIRIIAPGRVFRPDDFDASHSPVFHQIEGLYVDTDVTFLDLKATLEEFCHLFFGKEVIIKFTPSYFPFTEPSAEVSISCLKCLGKGCPRCRGKGFLEILGCGMVHPQVLKNVNIDPEVYSGFAFGLGVERLAMIKFQIDDIRLFYQNDLRFLSQF; the protein is encoded by the coding sequence TTGAACGAGGAATTAGAAAGAATTATAAAAGCTGCCGAAGAAGAACTCTCTTTAATAAAAGATTTAACTGCTTTAGAGAATTTTCGTATTAAATATTTAGGAAGAAAGGGGGAGTTAACAAATTTTTTAAGGAAAATAAAAGATTTATCTATTGAAGAAAAAAGAACCTTAGGAAAAAAAGCCAATGAATTTAAGGAATATTTAGAAAAGGTAATTGAAGAAAAAAGAGGTCTTTTAAAAGAAGAAAAAAGAGAAGTTTTTTTTGATTATACTTTACCGGGAAGGAAATTTTGGTTAGGACATAAACATCCAATAACTCAGGTTATGGAAGAATGTATTGATATCTTTGTACGAATGGGATTTAAAGAAGAACAGGGACCGGAAATAGAGGATGAATGGCATAATTTTACTGCCTTGAATATTCCGCCTTTACATCCGGCAAGAGATATGTTTTCCACGTTTTATCTTCCTGATGGTCGGTTATTAAGAAGCCATACTTCTCCTGTCCAAATAAGAGTAATGGAAAGAGAAAAACCACCAATAAGAATTATTGCTCCGGGACGAGTTTTTCGTCCGGATGATTTTGATGCTTCCCATTCACCTGTTTTTCATCAGATCGAAGGACTTTATGTAGATACCGACGTGACTTTTTTAGATTTAAAAGCCACCTTGGAAGAATTTTGTCATTTATTTTTTGGTAAGGAGGTAATAATAAAATTCACTCCTTCTTATTTTCCTTTTACTGAACCGAGTGCTGAAGTATCAATTTCCTGTTTGAAATGTTTAGGCAAAGGTTGTCCTCGCTGTCGGGGTAAGGGATTTTTAGAAATTTTAGGTTGTGGAATGGTTCATCCCCAAGTTTTAAAAAATGTGAATATTGATCCGGAAGTTTATAGCGGTTTTGCTT